GAACCCGTTAGCTGACTGGAAGACGGTGAGGTCTCCGCCTGTGGCGCCGAGGAACTCTGCAGCAAGGACAGGTCCGAAACCGGGCATGCTAAGCAGCGTCTGGGCGTGCTTGTGCTCGGTGACCTTCTCCCCGATCAGGACATCCAGATCGGCCAATTCCTCGTTCAGGGTAATGATTTCCTGCGCGAGTGCGCCGACGATCCCCTCCCCGACGTGCTGGGCCGGGACTGTGGTGTACTGGGATTTCGCGGCGTCTATGGCGGTCTGCGCGACAGCGGCGGACGAGCGTGTGCCGTGTTTCTTCAGCCACGCGTGGAGTCTCGTCAGACCGGTGCGCCGGATCCCGTCCGGGGTCCGGTGTTTTGTCAGCAGCAACAGTGCGGCCTTGGAGCGGCTGTAGTCAAATGCGCGCTCCAACGCGGGGAAGTATTCGAGCAGCTGGGCCCGTATCCTGTTAATTGCCCGGGTCCGGTCCGCGGCTTTGTCGGCCCTACGGGCGGTGAGGATCCGCAGTCCCGTGCTGACGTCGTCCCCTGCCCGCACGGGTTGCAGGTCTCGGCGCATCCTGGCCTGGTCGGCGATCACGACGGCGTCCTTCGCGTCCGTTTTGCCTTCGCCGCGGTAGAGCCGGGAGGCGTGGTGGACGATCCGGCCCGGGATGTAGAGGACGTTCTGGCCGTGGGCGACGAGCAGGGCGATCAGCAACACCGGTCCCCCGTGGTTCAGGTCCGTAGCCCGGACCACCTCATCGCCCTCGCCGGGCTTCAAAACGGCGGCGATGAGCTCGAGCAGGGCTGGTTCGTCATTGGGGATTTTCTGCGAGAGCAGACGGTTTCCGTCGGCGTCGAACACCACGCAGTGATGATGGGCTTTGCCGGCGTCGATACCGGCCCAAAGGTGCACCAAGAACAGCCTCCAGTCTGTTGGATGGGTAGAGCCCAGCGGATAACCGCGCCGTCGTGTCCTTATCCGGCGATCATGTCGCGTCTCTCAATCAGCGGTCGGGTCATCGCGGGGTGGCGGGCGGCCAATCCTTCGAAGCCGTCACGAGACCGCCCGGCACAGCAACCAAAGCCATACCCGCCTCCCCTGGGTAGCCACGACCCTACAACGGCCGAGGAACTGATCCCGGTAACAACATAAGGAGAGCAACCAAAAATCGTCGTGACAAACAGGACCAGGCGGCGCGGAGCTCTGCGACGTGGGGCCTGGACCCAACAGCCGGCTGCGAAGCGGACACCCGATCATCAGTTGTTTGACGCTCTTAGTGTCAGGGGGACACAAAAATGGGCCTCAGGAGTCTCTTTCATCGAAAAGCCACAACCACCGCGCATCCAGGCCCTGTTCTGGCAGTCACCGCAATCACAAAGAGAGCACAGGAGCTGGGTGCCAGCACAGCGGAAGCGAGGCTTGAACGGGTTGTGCCCACTGTGGACAGGTGGAGCCCTCCACGCAACTCAAAGCTGTCCCCGTTAGGTATAACCCGGACTTGGCGTGCCCCTCCCCGACGGTTGGAAACCTGCGACTCATGAGGCATCGCTGGCGACGACGCTGTTTTGCTTCCCAAACGTCACACGGGTGCACGGTATTCAAATATGAAAAATAGAGCAAAAGATAGGCACCCCAGTACAGCGAGAAAAAAGACTGCCGAAACTGCATAGCTCAAGAGGTTATTTGGCATATTTCTCGATAGCGGGCCGGCAATCTCGAACATCAGCATGTAGATGATGAAGAATATCGCGGCCTGAGGCTTTGAGCCGCCATGGTTCATGATGCCCATCAACGCGGCGAGTTCTCCCACTGAGATAAGTATTGCCCCTCCCACTCCCGCGCCCGTCAACAAGATGAGGGTGGTCTGGTTTTTTCTGGCCGCTTCTGCCAGCAGTGTTCCGTGCTTGGCTCCAATGAGAAGAGCCACAAGCAGCGTAGGAATGATTGTGGCGCAGGCTTGGAAGAACTCGATCGGAATCACAAGCACCACGATACTTCCGAGGCCGCCCATCTCCCGTCGCCAGTTGCTCCACCGAGGCCCTGACGGACCAACTCCTCGCGCCTTGCATCCAGAGGCAGGAGAGTCTTCCGCAGCGCGGTAGCCCGCAGCAGGATGGAATCCCAAAACGAAGGATACAGCAGCCCCGTATTTCCGCAGTCGGAGCGCCGCCATCTTTGAGCTGATAAGGGAGATCAGCCGTCATTACGGTCTCGTTTAGAGGGTCAAAGTCACCGATACCGGCCTATAGTCAAAAGGACGGCACGTGCCACTTGTGCGGATGACTGTACTCGCGCGACGCCACTTTGTATGGAATCGAGCCCCCCCGTGGCCACCACTCCCAGGACGCCCCTGCCCGGCCCCCTAAGCAGCAGCCCTAACCATCCTTCCCCTCACGGTCCCGGCGCGAGGTGGCGTATCGCGTGGATAGTGACCGGATCGTTGGCCGCAGGACTCCTCGCTGCACTGGTCCTTGTCGCCGCTCCCTTCCTTCGCGCAAGGGAGAGTGAGATTACTGGGGCTGTGCTCTGCGGATTCGGGCTGGGCTGGGCGCTGCTGGCCGTTCTCTCGGTGCGGTTCAGTGACCAGCCACAGCGGTGGGCCGCGGCTCCGGCATTGTTCATGGGCGTGGCCGGCATTCTTCTGGTCTCGTTCGGTTCCGTGGCCGACGCGGCGCTCAACTGGGTGTGGCCGCCCGCACTGCTGGCATTGGTGATCTGGATGGTCATCGGCGCCCGCCGACGACTTCATAGCCGGAGTAGAGGCTGGCTGCTCTATCCAGTCATCGCCGTGCTTGCTCTTGCCTCGATCGGCGGGGCTTACCAAACCATCGGTGCTGCGGCGGATGCCAGGGCCTACCGGATGCCTGGGCAGCTCATCGATGTCGGGGGTTACAGCCTGCACCTGAACTGCACGGGTTCAGGAAGCCCCACGGTCGTGCTCCAACCAGGCGCAGGCGAGATGTCCTCGAACCACGGGTGGATTGCTTCGGCAATCGCCAGTAACACCCGTGTATGCGTCTACGACCGCGCTGGCCGGGGGTGGAGTGAGCCCGCTGACAACGCCCAGGACGCCACACAGATAGCGGCCGACCTCCATACCTTGCTGCACCGCGGGAACGTCCCCGGACCATATGTATTGGCTGGCCATTCCTTCGGCGGTCTCTACGTACTCACCTTCGCTGCCCGCTACCCCGACGAGGTCGCCGGTATGGTGCTGATGGACTCCACGGACAGGGCATCGGCAGCCAGCCCCGGAGCAACATCGCCCGTCGCCCCGGGGTCCTATGACCTCTTGGGCCGCGTCTCCGCACTGATCTCGATCTCAGCTCGAGTCGGCTTGGCCCGTTTGTACGCCCCGCTCGAAGCTGGCAGCCTGCCTCCAAGGTCCCGTGACGAGGTTCGCGCCAATATCGCGACCCCAGACAGCATGGGCAGCACGATCGATGAGTACGTCCAGGCGAACAAGTCAATGGAAGAAGCTGCGGCCCTGCGTGATTTCGCCGGCAAGCCACTCGTGGTCCTGACCGCCGGCGTCGGCAACAGCAGCAAACACCAGGCATCACAGAACGAACTATCCGACCTGTCAACAAACAGCATTCACAAAACTATCGACTGGGCCTCCCACGAAGCGGTCATAGCAGACAAAGACGGGGCAGCAATCACAAGCCAAGCCATCCTCGACGTCGTCTCATCAGTCAGGAGCACAGCGTCGCTGCCCCAGTGATTCCAGGCATGCCCTTAGGACTCCAGAGTTCCCCTCGGCAAAAGGAAATCTGTGTGCAGCCTCGTTACTGCCAGAGACTGGTGGTCTTCTGAGTAGCTGTCCCGGGAGACGTCAACGCATCCAACAGTCATCCGCGGGACGGTTGAGTCGGTAAGCGGGCACTTTCGATCCGCAGCACGGCAACCACATTTAGCGCACAGGTGGTCAACCAAGTCAGACGAAAAATCCAAAAGGACGGACAAAGTCCAGGCGGCACCTCGCAGATGCATAGCCACGACGTGAAACATCGGCCAAGGAGGAAGCAAATCCCGCGGCGCGAACGGCAAGCCGTAAAGGGACAGCGCACCGGATTGGCGGTCGTCTTGTTGTCCTGGCCTCAACTGTGAGCCCTGACGCGCACAAGAGCCTCCCAGGAAGACTCGTCCGCAGCGGCGGGGCGGTCAACCATGGATCGCGATGCTCGCTGTCGCGATCGGGCAGGAGCCAGGTCCCAGCTCAGAGTTCGAACTTTCCTCAACTGACGGTTCGACGCTTGGTCATGCCACTAACGCCTCAGGCATGTCCAGCTTTGTACACACTCTGCGGCAAGAAAGCCGCTGACCTACGGAAACACTGTGCCCGAGGTGGGACTCGAACCGCATTCCAACCCATGGGAACACTAGGAACTCCAGAAAACATAAGCAATCCGGCCCAGTCCGGGCCATATACGACCCGATCCGAAGCGAAAAGTGTGTACGTTGCACACACCCCCTTCACACAATTTTCCAACCGGCCAACAAGCCCGACCGCGCCGAACTGTGGGTATCGGTTGACCCACTTGGATGCGGTTGCCCGCGAGATTTCCATCTTGCGGGCAACGTGAGCAATCGGGCGGGTGGGCAGCATTCTACGAGCCTATGGCGTCCCTCAACCGCCAGTGGAGCGTTCGAGTGCATGCTCGACTTGCGGCCCCTCGAACAGGCTCTTTCTCAGCCGACTTCAGAGCCGAGATGGCGCGCGAAGAAGCGGGCGGCATCGTCACCCGCGAACTGCGGAACGCCAGTGTGGCCGCCCATGTTGGCATAGAGCGTCTTCTCCGTCGATCCGAAGGCGTCGAAGAGATCGAGAGCCATTCCCCGGTCATTCCCCTCGTCATCCCACTGCAGGAGAACGTGCAGCGGGATCGTGACCCGACGCGCCTCCTCCATAGTCGTACGCGGCACGTAACTGCCGGCAAAGAGGCCGGCCGCCGCGATACGTGAGTCGATGGCGGCGAGCCGTGTGCCGATCGCGATCACCCCGCCGGAGAATCCGACTCGCTCGCCGATCTCGGGAAGGCCGAGGACCTCGTCGAGCGTGGTCTGCCACTCCGGCACCGCCCTATCGACGAGAGGAAGGATCAGCCGGTCGATGACATTCTCCGCAGGGTGTTCGCCAGCGGAGATCGCACGGGTGAGTTCCACTCGAGCCTGCTCCGCACCGGGCAGCGGGGCCCGGTCGCCCGCCCCGGGCGCCTCGACGGAGACCGCAGCGAAACCTTGCGCGGCAGCGCTGCGCGCCCGTGCTGCCAGACGGGGATACATCCGTCGCATCCCGATCCCGCCGGGCTGGCCCATCAGGATGAGCGGAACCGGCGCGGACGAGGAAGCGGCTGGTGGCGTCCATAGGATGCCGGAGATGCCACCGCGGGTGAACTCACGCTCGGTGATGCCCTCGTCGAGATTCTGTTCCGAAATGAAGTGCATGGTCGTGCCTTTCAGGAGTGCTGCTGATAAGCGGCGCTCCCGGACGACCTATCGCCCGACCGTGACTCCCCGGAGGAGCACCAACGTCAATTCGTTCACGGGTACCACCTCCTCAGAATCCTGCACGGATCCCCAAGCCTACCAGCGTGAGCAGAAACTGCCGGGACCGCACCGCGCCCCAGCCGCGTCCCAGTTCTGGCACGCCGTCGCCGTTGACCTGATCAATACGCCCTTGAAGCGCATGATCGAATACCTCAACGCGATGTCCGGCGCGGCAACCTCGATGATCGCCGTGGAGTATTCACGGCTCAGCTTAAGGCCTTCGAATTGACCGCTTAGCGTTTCGGCCAACGGGCACGACGGGGTTGTGGTCGACCGGCTTATGGACTTTGTTGAAGTACGCGATCGTTTCCTTTCATGGTCAGCGATGCGTTACTCGGATCAAGCTCGGTGAACGCAGCCGCCTGCCCGCGCTGGGTGCATAATGCTTGAGGATTCAGGTCGGTGCACCAGGCGGGATAAAGGCGGAAAGCGCGCTTGCCGGGATGCAGCTCGGAGCTGACATATCCGAGCGAGATCAGGTGCGCCGGGGTGAATTGGAAGACGCCGAACCGTTCCTGCTCCTCTACGAAGACCAGCAGTCCAGACATCGACTCGTCAGCCGTGAAGGGCCTGATCGATCCGCCTTCGTCCCGCTTCCAAACCGCGACGAAGGCGCCCGACTTCGTCGGTGTGATCCGGGCGGTGCGAATTCGCCACTGCTCCTTGCCGAGGGAAGACCCGGTCCCGGTGCCGGTCGTACAGATCGCCAAAAGCGTCGCCCTGACCCAGAAGGCTCCGGCGCCACAGCCCCTCATCCCCGGTTTCTATGCTCCCCATGCCCTTTAGTGTCCGGCAAAGCCCATAAGGTTTCGCAGAATCCAAAAACTTCAAATGCTGGAACCGGAGCGTCCCCTGGTGACCCTTCACTGCTACCGAGACGCTAACCGGTCGATGAGCTGTTCAGATGCATCGCGACCGTCCAAGAGAAGATCGCCGGATCGACGCGGTCAATGGCCTGATCCTCAATTCCAAACCAACAGATCCGGAAACGGTCGTTTTTGCATACAAGCTGCCGCACGGTTTATGGCACCATCACCGGGCAATATTTCGGGCGATCTAGTGGGAATCCGGAACCTTCGGAACCGCGCGGTCGGTCACACCAGTCGCGGGAAACGGTGCGATAACCGGTCTGATCTTCGGAGATTTTTGGCGCTCTTCTGTTCAGGGCATTTGAGCTGGAGGCCCGTCTCTCCGGGCCCGGGCCTCATTCTGCCTCCGACGATGCGGGGTAGAGGAAGATGTCTACGGAGTCGCCGCGGTAGTGGAACCGGACGACGCTCCCCTTCGGGAGGCCCATCACGGCATCATCACCCGAATGGGTTTGCCCGCCGACGTCTGCAAAAAGATCGACCCCGGGCGGCACACAATTGGCGCCGTCTACAAAAGGACCGGAACGATCGATGACCATGAAGCACCGGTAGCCCCGCCCGTCCACGAAGAACCAGGGTTCGAATCCCCGATACTGTTGATAGCCGCGGAAGCTGGATTGGCCGGCAGCTTCCCCCCAAGGGAATTCCAGCGTTGAGAGGAATTCCAGCATTGTGAGAACGTCGCTGTCAGCCTCGTCTGCGATCGGATGCAATGTCGCATCGGGATGCGGCCTGAGGATCGATGCCACGGTGAACACAGCGGCAAGCAAGACTGCCAGCACGCCGGCCACAAATGAGTAACGGCGTACTCGTGTCGCCGTGAAACGACGCCAAGTCGACCACATCGATCCAATCCTGGACTCCGCCACGGGCGCAATACTCGTTGCCGGGTCCGGCACTTCGTCAATGAACCTGGTCCTGGTGGGGTGAGCAACTGAACCGGAATCCGGGGCTGCAGCGGGTGTTCTGACGTCGGCGTCGGTGAGGGCGCGGGGACTCGCGGTGCGTGCCGCCTCCAGTTCCGCCAGTCTTACCTGTGCTGCGGGGTCGGACTGGATATCCGGATGCGGACCGTATGCCCTCCTGCGGAGCTCGTCCAGCTCCCGCTGAGCGTCGGACCGGGGAGAGGACGGGTCCATCAGCCCGCCTCCGGCATGAGGTAGACGTAAGCATCCACCGTGTCCTCACGAAGTACGAATCGGATGATGCCGTCGCCGGAGCGTCCTTCGAATCCTTCAAACCCATCCCGGGATGAGGCGACGTCCATCATGAGATCTGCTGGAGCCGGAACACAGCGCACGTCTGAGAGATTACCGCTCGCCCGGTGCAGTGCCACGAGACACGGCGAGTCGAACGCGTTCACCCCGGAATAGATCTCGAGACCGAGATACGACCCGTATCCGCGGAGGGTTGAAGCCTCGATCTTCAACAGGGGCGCTCCCCTAAGCAGCAGTTCGGGGAGCCGGTTTTCGACCGCGGCCCCGCTCGGATGAAGAGTGGCATCAGGACGCGGCGCGGATAACAGCAGGGTCGTCGTAACGATCCCTCCCGCGAGGACCAGTGCGGCACCGGCCCAGTACAGGCGACTCCACCTTGGCACCGGATGTTCCATCGAGGCAGCGTCCGCGGGGGCCTCCGAATCTGCCGCATTCTCGCTCGCAGGGGCAACCGGCAGAGAATTGACTTCAGCGCGGTCCGCCGACTCAAGTTCGCGCAACCTCGCTAGGCCCGGAGGGTCGACACTTATGTCTGGATCCGGACCGTATGCCCGCCTGCGGAGCTCATAAAACTCACGGTCGGCCTTCGAAGAGTGCCTGAAGCCTTCCACAGCTCAAAGTACACCCGTCCCGCGGAGCGGGTCTATACGCTCAAACATGGCTCGCCGGACGGTCGGTCCCTCAGTCATGGTCCGGGTAGGGGTGTCTGGAGAAGCCAGGACATACAACCTGAATGAAGAGGAGCCATTCTGGCGATCCAACGCACCGAGAGGGACCAAGGAAACGTGTCAAAAACGGTATTGGAATCCTAGTGACCAGGAGAAGATGCATGGATTCTCGCGTTATGTGCCCTGATCCTAAGATTGGACCGGCCCGTCCGAAAACGGTCGTTTTTGACCGTAGCGAATAGGGCACCTTCAACTGGCAGTTTTGCAGACAGGTCATACGGGAATCCACCAGGTCCGGAAGCCCGCGCCTTTGAAAGAGTTCAGCATGTTGCCCGGCCGCCTCACTGGCTTACGGGCGGTGTGACTGAGCACCTCGCGTCCTGGACAATACGGTCACAGCCGGTCCGGCTGGCGTTGATCGTGCGCTGGCGAGACGTCCTGCTCAGAGAGTACGGAAAGAATTCTTCGGCTTGTGTCGATCTGGCCTCGCGCCGTTCGACCTGTGGGTGAGAAGGTCGAAGGACGACCTTCCAGAACTAAGGAGTACGTGATGGCCAAGTACATGTTGATCATGCGGGCGACCGACGAGTCGTTCGCGAACTTCGCGAACACAGACTTCGCGGAGATCATGGAGAGCATGGGCAAGTTCAACGAAGAGTTGATTCGTGCCGGTGTCCTGCTGGCGGCCGAGGGCCTGGACGATCCGAACGAGGGCGTAGTGGTGGACTTCACCGGCGAAACGCCGGTGGTCACCGACGGCCCCTACGGGGAGACCAAAGAACTGTTCGGCGGCTACTACATCCTCGATGTCGCGTCGAAGCAGGAAGCCGTCGAGTGGGCCAAGCGGGCGCCGCTCACAGCAGGTAGCAAGACCGAGATCCGCCGCGTGACGACGATCGACGAGTTCCCGCAGGACAACAAATGGATCGAGAAGGAACGCGCCTGGCGCGAGCAGACCGGGCAGCTCTGACCCGACGGTGAGCACCACAGAGGCGCGGGGCGCCGTCGAGGCAGTGTGGCGGATGGAGTCCGCCCGCATCGTCGGCGCCCTCGCCCGCTACACCGGCGACTTCTCGCTGGCCGAGGATCTCGCGCAGGAGGCCCTCGCCGAGGCGCTCGTCTCCTGGTCCGAAAACGGCGTGCCGGCCGAACCGACAGGGTGGCTGCTCACCACCGGCCGCCGCCGGGCCATCGACACCTTCCGGCGGCGCGCCGCACGCGACGAACGCTATGCCCTCCTGGCCCGAGGCCTGGACGACGCGACGCCCGGAGCGGACGCACTGTTCGACCCCGATGCAATCGACGACGACGTGCTCGCCCTGATGTTCATCTCATGCCATCCCGTGCTGTCGAGGGAGGCCCGGATCGCGTTGACGCTGCGGGTGGTCGGCGGACTGGGCAGCGAAGAAATCGCCAAGGCATTCCTTGTGCCGATGGCGACGATCCAGGCACGCATCACCCGCGCCAAGAAGACGCTGGCCGCCGCTCAAGTGCCGTTCGTCGTCCCCGAACCGCATGAGGTGGCCGAACGGCTAGGCTCGGTGCTTCAGGTCGTCTACCTGATCTTCACGGAGGGCTCGTTTGCATCGGGCGGCGAGGAGTGGATTCGCGCGGATCTGGCTGTCGAGGCGCGCCGGCTGGCCCGCGTGTTGGTGCGGCTCGAGCCGGAGTCCGAGGTATTCGGGCTGCTCGCACTGTTGGAACTCACTGCTGCCCGATTCCCAGCCCGACTCGACGCGTCCGGCCGCCCGGTGCTTCTGGAGGACCAGGACCGGCGGTTGTGGGACCAGTCGGCGATCCGGCGGGGACGTGCGGCACTCGCTCGGGCCGTCGTGACCGGACGTGGACTGGGCGCATACGGCCTTCAGGCGTCCATCGCGGAGTGTCACGCGGTGGCTCGTTCGGTAGCCGAGACGGACTGGCAACGGATCGTCATCCTCTACGAAGCCCTGGGACGGCTGACGCCCTCACCCGTCATCGACCTCAATCGAGCGGTCGCGGTCGCTATGGCCTCCGGTCCGGCTGAGGGTCTCGCGCTGGTCGACGCGATCGCGTCACGGGGCGAACTGGCCGGCTCGCACCTGCTCCTCTCGATCCGCGGCGAGATGCTCACCCGACTCGGCCGTCGCGACGAAGCGCGGTCCGCATTCCTGCAGGCGGCTGAGCTGTGCGGGAATGCCGCCGAACGGGCGGTGCTCGAGCGCAAGGTCGACGGTGTCAGCCGACCGTAGGGGTGCCCGCCGCTGGACCTCACTACGAATGAAGACCTCAACAGTTGTTACTCGAGCTGCTTGACACGATCGTCAGCGCCGATGCAAACACAAATCCGGCCCCAAACCTAACGGTGTTCTTCGACAGCCGTCCCGCCCACCCTCCACATACGACAGAGACTCCCGCCAGTCGTCAGCATCACTGATGACTGGCGGGAGTCTCAGCACGGATCTAGGAATCGGTCAGGTCCACTATGTCTGACCCGGCGTTGTTTTTCACGGATTCGACGCCTTTCATCGCAGCGGCCTTGCTGCTGTAGGACTCTCCTGTGGCAATGACCTCGCCGTTGCCAGCCTTGAGGCGGAATCGGAAGCCCCCCGGGACTGTCCTTCTACACTTCCAACTTGCCTGCCATGCGCACGTCCTCCTAGTCATCGCATCACCGGATGTCCGGTAATGCTTGGATACTGCCCAACGTGCACATCCTAGCGACCGGATGGCGCCGAGCACTCCCACCGGCCCTCCATCGGTGGGCTTTCTTGCATGGCGCCGCTGTCCAAGTCCCTTGGATATGGGACACTGTCGGGATTAGGGAAGGGTTGCCTGGAGGAGCCAGTCCATGGCCTCATTGCGGGAGGTGAAAAACCGGGTGGGACACGGGAGCGTCCGGCGTGCCATAGCGAAGTTAGCAATGACACGGGCGACCGGGTTTGAGCCAAGCAGGGCAATTCGTGAAGCGGCGCACTTGACGCTGAAAATGGATCTGGCCTGACGGGTCACCGTTTGGGTGTTGGCTATGTCGATCAACAGCGGGTACTCGGCGCCGTCGGCAAGCTCATTGACCTTTGCCATCGCCGCATGTACGTCATCGGCCTCGAGAACAGTCCCCGGCTTCCACACAAGATGGAGAACTCCCCCAGCATCGAGCTCCACGGTACCCTTGCCGCCATCAACAGTGATTGGTTTCATCTTCTGCTCCCCCAGCATCTCGTGGAGCTAAGACTAACTGCCTAATTGAAAATGCGCAGCAAAACGAAGAGACAAAGGCCGGGCATTCCGTCGCAACTGGTGCTTCTGGACCGATCCAGACGGTCAGCACCATTTCCCTTGGATGCGGGACACGGCCGAGGTCAGGGATGGGATGCGTGGAGAAGCCAGTTCATAGCCTCATTGCGGGAGGTAAAAAACCTGGTGGGACACGGAAGTGTCCGCCGTGCCATGGCGAAGTTGGCAATGACCCAATTGATCCGGCTTGAACCAAGCAGGGCAATTCGCGAAGCTGCGCATTTGACGCTGAAAACGGACTTGGCCTGAGGGGTCACCGATTGGGTGTTCGATATGTCAATCAACATCGGGTACTCGGCACCGTCAGCAATCTCATTGACCTTTGCCATCGCCGCATGCACATCATCGGCCTCCAGAACAGTCCCCTGCTTCCACACCAAGTTAAGAACTCCCCCAGCGTCGAGCTCCACGGTGCCCTTGCCACCATCAACAGTGATTGGCTTCATCTCTTGCTCCCCCAACATCTCGTGAAGCTAAGACTAAGCCGTGTCCCATTTCGTTGGAAGTGGGACTGGACACGAATATTCGCATCGCCGTTTTTTCGTCAAGGCTGACCGCAGCCAGGGAA
Above is a window of Arthrobacter pascens DNA encoding:
- a CDS encoding IS110 family transposase, with amino-acid sequence MVHLWAGIDAGKAHHHCVVFDADGNRLLSQKIPNDEPALLELIAAVLKPGEGDEVVRATDLNHGGPVLLIALLVAHGQNVLYIPGRIVHHASRLYRGEGKTDAKDAVVIADQARMRRDLQPVRAGDDVSTGLRILTARRADKAADRTRAINRIRAQLLEYFPALERAFDYSRSKAALLLLTKHRTPDGIRRTGLTRLHAWLKKHGTRSSAAVAQTAIDAAKSQYTTVPAQHVGEGIVGALAQEIITLNEELADLDVLIGEKVTEHKHAQTLLSMPGFGPVLAAEFLGATGGDLTVFQSANGFAGVAGLAPAPRDSGRISGNHHRPRRYDRRLLRVFYLSSLSALKSCSASRTYYDRKRSEGKTHIQALLALARRRLNVLWAMLRDGTDYIPGHATLTTIAA
- a CDS encoding alpha/beta fold hydrolase, with protein sequence MTGSLAAGLLAALVLVAAPFLRARESEITGAVLCGFGLGWALLAVLSVRFSDQPQRWAAAPALFMGVAGILLVSFGSVADAALNWVWPPALLALVIWMVIGARRRLHSRSRGWLLYPVIAVLALASIGGAYQTIGAAADARAYRMPGQLIDVGGYSLHLNCTGSGSPTVVLQPGAGEMSSNHGWIASAIASNTRVCVYDRAGRGWSEPADNAQDATQIAADLHTLLHRGNVPGPYVLAGHSFGGLYVLTFAARYPDEVAGMVLMDSTDRASAASPGATSPVAPGSYDLLGRVSALISISARVGLARLYAPLEAGSLPPRSRDEVRANIATPDSMGSTIDEYVQANKSMEEAAALRDFAGKPLVVLTAGVGNSSKHQASQNELSDLSTNSIHKTIDWASHEAVIADKDGAAITSQAILDVVSSVRSTASLPQ
- a CDS encoding alpha/beta hydrolase translates to MHFISEQNLDEGITEREFTRGGISGILWTPPAASSSAPVPLILMGQPGGIGMRRMYPRLAARARSAAAQGFAAVSVEAPGAGDRAPLPGAEQARVELTRAISAGEHPAENVIDRLILPLVDRAVPEWQTTLDEVLGLPEIGERVGFSGGVIAIGTRLAAIDSRIAAAGLFAGSYVPRTTMEEARRVTIPLHVLLQWDDEGNDRGMALDLFDAFGSTEKTLYANMGGHTGVPQFAGDDAARFFARHLGSEVG
- a CDS encoding MepB family protein, translated to MRGCGAGAFWVRATLLAICTTGTGTGSSLGKEQWRIRTARITPTKSGAFVAVWKRDEGGSIRPFTADESMSGLLVFVEEQERFGVFQFTPAHLISLGYVSSELHPGKRAFRLYPAWCTDLNPQALCTQRGQAAAFTELDPSNASLTMKGNDRVLQQSP
- a CDS encoding YciI family protein, with the protein product MAKYMLIMRATDESFANFANTDFAEIMESMGKFNEELIRAGVLLAAEGLDDPNEGVVVDFTGETPVVTDGPYGETKELFGGYYILDVASKQEAVEWAKRAPLTAGSKTEIRRVTTIDEFPQDNKWIEKERAWREQTGQL
- a CDS encoding RNA polymerase sigma factor is translated as MSTTEARGAVEAVWRMESARIVGALARYTGDFSLAEDLAQEALAEALVSWSENGVPAEPTGWLLTTGRRRAIDTFRRRAARDERYALLARGLDDATPGADALFDPDAIDDDVLALMFISCHPVLSREARIALTLRVVGGLGSEEIAKAFLVPMATIQARITRAKKTLAAAQVPFVVPEPHEVAERLGSVLQVVYLIFTEGSFASGGEEWIRADLAVEARRLARVLVRLEPESEVFGLLALLELTAARFPARLDASGRPVLLEDQDRRLWDQSAIRRGRAALARAVVTGRGLGAYGLQASIAECHAVARSVAETDWQRIVILYEALGRLTPSPVIDLNRAVAVAMASGPAEGLALVDAIASRGELAGSHLLLSIRGEMLTRLGRRDEARSAFLQAAELCGNAAERAVLERKVDGVSRP
- a CDS encoding YegP family protein, with protein sequence MTRRTCAWQASWKCRRTVPGGFRFRLKAGNGEVIATGESYSSKAAAMKGVESVKNNAGSDIVDLTDS
- a CDS encoding DUF7793 family protein; this encodes MKPITVDGGKGTVELDAGGVLHLVWKPGTVLEADDVHAAMAKVNELADGAEYPLLIDIANTQTVTRQARSIFSVKCAASRIALLGSNPVARVIANFAMARRTLPCPTRFFTSRNEAMDWLLQATLP
- a CDS encoding DUF7793 family protein, yielding MKPITVDGGKGTVELDAGGVLNLVWKQGTVLEADDVHAAMAKVNEIADGAEYPMLIDISNTQSVTPQAKSVFSVKCAASRIALLGSSRINWVIANFAMARRTLPCPTRFFTSRNEAMNWLLHASHP